ACTGAAACGATTTTTTCCTGGCCCGGCATCGGCCGGCTGACGGTTCAGGCGATCAGTGCCCGGGATTATCCCTTGGTACAGGGATGTGTGTTAATGATTTCTCTCACCTATGTCTTTATCAATCTCGGGACTGACCTCCTTTACGCTTTTATAGATCCGAGGATAAAATACCAGAAATGAAAATCACAAAAAATAAATTTGCCGTGATCGGGTTCTGCCTTTTGGTCACATTTATTTTGGCCGCACTTTTTGCGGTTCAGATTGCCCCATTTGACCCGTCGGAACAACACCTTCAGGAAGGGCTCAACGGGCCATCGACCCACCATCTGCTCGGACAGGACAAACTGGGCCGGGATATTCTGAGCCGGATGATATACGGCTCGAGAATTTCGCTACTGGTAGGATTATCTGTCGTCTCAATCTCGTTGATGGTTGGACTATTGATTGGATCCATCGCAGGTTATTTCGGCGGAGTCCTGGATGAAGTCATCATGCGACTTGTCGATGTTTTCCTCGCTTTTCCCGGAATTCTTCTCGCCATCGCCATCACAGCGGTACTCGGACCCAGCCTTCGAAACGTGCTGGTAGCCCTCTGTATTATGGGGTGGGTCGGGTATGCCAGAATAATCCGGGGGCAGATCTTGTCAGTCAGGGAACTGGAATATGTCCAGGCGGCCCAGGCAAATGGCGCTTCGACATTCAGGGTCTTGATCCGGCATATTCTTCCCAATATCATGGCCCCTGTTATAATTGAAGCAACCTTTGGAATGGCCGGGGCAATTATCGCAGAAGCGGGTCTGAGTTTCCTGGGATTGGGTGTTCAACCCCCTACTCCCAGCTGGGGTTCAATGCTGGCGGAAGGGAGACAGTTTCTTCTCCTGGCGCCTCATTTAACCACCTTCCCTGGAATCGCAATCATGTTGACGGTACTCGGACTGAATTTTGTCGGTGACGGAATGCGAGATGCAATGGATGTCCGCCAGAGTAACGTTCCTTGAATAAGATTCCTGAACCAAGTATTCCCTGGCATGTTTATATCCTGCGCTGCGCAGACAACACCTTTTATACGGGAATTGCCAAGGATCTCGCCCGCCGAATATCAGAACATCATTCCGGCACAGGGGCTAAATATACTCGCGGGAGAGGGCCTGTCACTTTAGTCTATCAGGAAAAGGCTGAAGATCTCGGGTCGGCGCTACGACGGGAACGTGAAATTAAAAAATTGACTGCGGCCAAGAAAAAAATGCTGGTTGTCTCTTAAAACTTTTTTCCGCCATGTCGATGGGGACGACTCTTGTTGTATTCGTGTTTGGCTACCAGGGCGTCGGCCACCCGCCATTTTCGATTGGCAGACATATCCATGATCCGGATGATGACATCCGCCAGTTCAACCTCCACACTGCTAAAATCGGAGAGCTTATTGTCCGGGGGATTTCCCTTTCTCAGGGCTTCGAGTGCTTCAGATAATTCTGAATGCATAAGAGCAATCGCCTCTCCATTATTCCTTTCCTGATCCCACCATCCTTTTTCAACGGCAAGTGCATGGACCTTTGTTTCCAAATAACGATAATTTTCAACAAAAGCCTTTTCCGAAACCGTCTGTTCTGACGTCGTCACTTTCACTTCCAGGATGGGATCCATCATTTTCTCCAAATTTACCTAAAAACTGAATAAATAAGAATCTGAGAGGAATTATAGAGATAATATAAAGAAAAAGATAGACACGAAACGAAACAATTGTGCCAAAGCAGGTATTAAAAAACTAAGCGGGTGGATCAATTCATTTCTTGAATTTTGGATGAACGGAGCATTAGAATGAAGTGAGGCTCATCCATGCAAGAGGCTCACTCATCTTAAGAATTGAGTAAGATAATGTCTTCCAGAATTGTTCTAACTCTATTGATACTGCTCTCCGTCATTCTCACTTCGATTCCTGCCCATTCGACCCGATTATATTCATGGAAAGATGATCAAGGCATGTTGACCCTTTCCGATGATCCCACCTTTGCTCCAAAAGGGGTTCATGTGGAGATAGCGTCGGACTATCCTGACTTGCATGTCGCCAATGAAATTGACTTGACAGTAACGGAGGCCATGACGCCGGACCATACCTCTCAGAAAGTTTCTCAAGGGGAATTTGCCCTTCAGTTGGTAAAGGAACTCGGCTTTGGTCAGATCTCAGCTGAAAAAAAGGCGGGCACGTTACTCAACACTTTTCGGATCTCGCCTCCTCTGGGTCAGTGGAAGCTGAATCAAGTCATGACTCTGGAACTGACAGTGCGCCTGCGGAAATTGACCGAAGCGGCAGCAACGGCAAAAAGAATTCCGCTCACATCGGAGGAGGTCCTCATCGCATTTGACACAGCGGCCGCCCTCCTCAATTTGAACGTACCCGGGGGATCACCTCGCGAGAAAATCTTGTCTCCTTCCGTTCCGGTGCCCTTAGAATCACCAACCGTGCCAGCGGAACCTTCTCTGCCCGGAAATCATCCCGCTTCCGCGGTCATTCCAACAGTTGAGGTATATCCGTCCAACAATTATTTCTATACGACTTATTTTGTTCCCTCACCCCGTACCGGATCATTTGAGAATCATCCTCATCACTCGGGTGGGATCGATTCAGGACATAGAGACGATCACATCCCGTCGCCGAAAGACAATCAGACGATCTCCCCAAGTCCGTTTATCTCTCCCCTTGGCTCTTTAATTTCTCCTGTTGGGAGAGTGACTGACTCTTTCCTGGCGATCAAATAGAGCCACTCGTAATATTGACCACCGCGTCTTGGGAACTTACTCTGTATTTGGGAGATTTTCAAAATCTTATCCGGGTCTTGTCAGGTTAAAAGAGTGTAACACCCCATTCCATTCAATAAAAAAGCCTGACACCTTTTAAAGGGTATCAGGCTTAAAATAGCAAATCGTTTCATCGGCTAAGCCGCTTTTTTCATCCCTTCTAATGGACTTTTCTTTTTACAGTCATTACAGCTAATAAAAAATTTGCCATGTGACTGCGAAGCGGTTGTGTTGACTGAATTGCATTCCGGACATCGATGTAATTTTTTAAATTCCGATATATTTTCTGCCATTTTATTTCTCCCAATTTATTGAATTTTGAGTAATTTGCCATGCTCCCTTTGGCCTCTTTAGCTCAAATGGCCCAATCTTATCGATATTCGTGTGAAGGATGACCGCATTTTTCGCAGATGGCAACATAAAGACAGGAATTCTCTTTTAGATCACATCGGAAGGAAAGTCTCGCACCCTGGTGACGACATTTCTCACAGCGCAAACTTTTTAGTTCTTTTTCCAGGTTCGGGTGCTTATTCGCCAGATTTTTGGATTCCGTCGTGACCGCAAAGGTGTGATGACAAGCCAGACAGCGGGCATCATATTGGCACTCTTCATAGCCGACCTGGCATTGTAAAACGAGGTCAAAGTTTGATTTGTTACATTGAGGACAAGCGATTCGAGAAAGTTCTTTCTGAATTTCGGTCACTTGATCAATCATCTTCCCACCTCCTTTTCCCAGCTTTAATTATAGGATAAATGGTGATTCTGTCAAATTTATAAATTAAAACTGTTTAAAAACAATAGGTTATGTAATATTAATGATTAATGGAAATAAGAACAATAATGGGCACCTGGCCCATTTAATGGATCTATTGCGGGAGAATAGAATAAAGTCGGGTGATCTTTCCCTAGATTGACGGACACCGTTCGTGTTTACTAAAAACATCGAAGGTTACTAACGCAAATCTTTGAATATGGATCCGGGGGTTTTTCAGAATCAAATCTCTCTTTCCCTGATTTGCAATAGTATTTAGAAATAGGATATAAATTGACATTATGGTAAGTCCAAAATCAAAAGAAATCGTTGAGTCCCAGCAAAGAGACTGGAACCGAGTCGCGAAAGGGTGGGAAAAGTGGGACACCCTGATCGACCGGAATATGTCGTTTGTAAATTTTCGACTAGTTGGGGACGCCAGACTTCGATCAGGCTTTAGAGTTCTTGATTTGGGCTCAGGCACCGGCTATCCGGCGCTCTTGGCAGCTCAGGCCGTAGGAGAAACAGGAAGAGTCATTGGTCAAGACCTGGCCGGGGACATGCTCCAGGTCGCCCGGGAAAAGGCGAAGACTCTCGGATTGGAGAATATCAGTTTTCGGACGGGTGATGTGACCGTTCTATCTTTTGAAGATCAATCTTTTGACGCCGTCATCAGCCGTTTTTGCTTGATGTTTCTTCCTGAGATTCCAAAGGCTGTCGGGGAAATTGCCAGGGTATTGAAACCCGGAGGGTATTTGTCAGCAGCGGTCTGGGCTGCTCCCGAACAAAATCCCTACCTGCGGCTAGCTATGGATACCATCAAAAAGTTTACTAACCTGCCTCCCCCTGATCCCGAACACCCCGGAATTTTCAGGCTTGCCAAGGAGGGAGACCTTCTCGGAATGGCCAAACAGGCCGGATTGATCGGAATCTCCGATGACACACTTGAAGGGGTTTCAGTTTTCAAGGATCCGGAAGAATTCCATGGGAGTTTGATGGACATGGCTGCGCCAATTCAAAATATCATTGAGAAATTCACTCCTGAACAAAAAAACGCTCTTGAAAAAGAGATTAAAACCGATGTAGCTCGTTATGCTTTTGGTAAAGAGATTCACCTTCCGATGACCATTCGAATGGTCATCGCTCGTAAGCCTCTATGACTCACCACTAAAATTAGAGAAATTTAAGATCAAGAGACCTGCCCGAAGTCAGCATTCAGCCCAATTTAATTTCATCGCACCTTTCTGCCTGGAATAAATAATCCAAATATAGTCTCACCGGGCATCGGCGGTTTTGATTTGATATATATATAATACATAGCTATAGCATAGACATAATTGAGTCTGAGTAGGATGAACGAAAAAATGAATCTAATCGTCAAAAACACGGGATTTGGTTTGAGGAGGCCCAACAGGTTTTTGACGATCCAAAAGGTTTGGAATTTTAGGATGAGGACTGCTCAAACGACGAGGACCGCTTTATTTTGTTGGGATTGAGTGGATTTACTAGAGTTTTGGTCGTTGTATTTTTCGAAAGAAAGAAGCATGACATTATTCGAATCATTTCGGCTAGAAAAATGACGAAAAAGGAAATTAAAAGATATGAAGAAGGAATAAGATTTTTCTAAAATGAAAGCTGTAAAAAATCCTGATGCCTCAAAAAAGAAAGCTATCGGGATCAATCTTAGCTCAGAGGTTATTGACTATTTCAAAGGTCTTTCTAAAGAAGAAGAGATTCCTTATCAAACTTTGATTGATTTTTACCTGCGTGAATGTGAAAGCCGAAAAAACAACCAGAAGTTGAATGGGCATGTATCCGGGAATCCAGAATGATTTTATGAATCTGGCAAAAGAATCATAGGATTTCCATGTTGGGTAGTGATGAGGGTATGCGGGACGAGGGTCATAAAGATTCTTAAAAAAGTCCATGAAATACTTTTTCGCGATTCATAATTCCGATCGTTCTAATATTAGTCCAATCACACTAAACAACTCAAATACTTCCAGGAATCTTCAAATCCACCTTTCCTCATTTTATCCAAGATTACATTTGGCAATCCTCATTATAACAGGAATATAAAATTGCATTGTCGCAAACAATGACTGTACACTTCGCAGATGAAATTCCCTTTTACTTTAGATCAATTTCTTGAGGTCTTTGAAAAATATAATCGGGCAATTCAGCCAATTCAATTTGTTGCCTACATCCTTGCGATAGGAGCAATTCTGGTATCCATTAAGAGAATATCTCAGACCGATAAGATTATAACTGGAATTCTGGCTGCTTTTTGGTTATTGATGGGGTTTGTGTACTTCATCGGGTATTTCAGTGTGATAAACAGGGCCGCTTATTTGTTCGGAGCCTTTTTTATCATTCAAGCTTTGCTATTTGTTTACTTTGGCAATATCAAACAACATCTCTCATTCAAATTAATGTCGGGTATTCCACCGGTAATAGGTGCCATTTTTATTGCTTACGCTTTGGTTGTCTATCCAATCTTCAATTACTATTTTGGTCACATCTATCCTCGAATGCCTGTATTTGGTGTTGCCCCTTGCCCCACAACGATATTCACATTTGGAATATTGCTCTGGGCGACGGAAAGGGTACCGATTTATCTCATCGTGATTCCATTATTGTGGTCTTTTATCGGGGTGAGTGCGGCCATAAACTTAGGAATTAAAGAGGATTTTGGTTTGGTCATTGCGGGTATAGTAGGTTTCACCTTAATTCTGGTAAATAATCAAAGATTGGGAATATCCAATTAAAATAGGATTACGAACATCCGAAAGCGAGGGTAAAATGGTGAATTGGCATAAAGTTTTAAGCAGAGGTTTTATATTAGGGGTTATGATTTGTTTCTTGTTTTCTGGAGTTTCTATGGGAGACGAACCCATGCAATTTGGCACTCCGAAGAAGGAAGAAGGTACAAGAATTTTTAAGTCCAACGAGAATTCCTACTACAGCGGACAATTTCATGTGACGGGACAACGTACAACTTTAGTAGGCAGCACGAAGGATCAAATACCTTGGGATCATATGGACTATGCCGGACAACATCTCCAATCGGTTCAAGGCCAGATTGATATAAATGTCAATGAACTGGAGAATGGCGGTTCCGTGGTAGCGGAATTTACAGAGGGCCAGGACCGCTTTAAAATTATTTTTAACCGGTTTTCAGCGAAAGCCCCTTACCAGGATGGTGGAATTGCCGCGAGGGTCTATGAGCATGGTGATTCCGGTAACGGTGATCCTCTCTATCCTAAAACATGGTTGTATCTTGCAGGTTGGGGAACGGCGGATGTTTTAAAGAATGATCAGGTATTGTTAAAGGACTATTCTGCCCATTTCATGGTCATGGAACGGTCGCGTAATCCGAAGTCTCATATTGTTCGGTATCCTTCCAAACGAGTTCTTCCAGGCGGTGAGACCGATCCCGCAGGGATGGAAATCGATCTCTGGGTCCGTTCTAAAGAAGCCAATCCCAAGAATTTTCCTCCGTTCGAGACCTTTTTGCACCTCATGTGGGAGGAAGTGACCTGGAGGTAACAAATAGTGATTTGGGTGACACGAGAGGAAATATGATCAATGGGTAAGTTACGACCGGTACAATTGGCTAAAGGTTTCTATTGAGATTCCTCAATTTTAAGGTTTTCAAATATTATAGTCTCGTAGGCGTAGTCTTTGGCATTAAATTCCAGGACTGTCTCCTAAACAAGTGGTTTAAGGACAGGCAAAAAAGATTCAAGAAAGTGGATATTTACAGGGGATCAATCGGTCAAATAAGTGTGCCTTTGGCGTAAACTAAATGAATCGAAAAAGATCAAGTCCCGAATTTCCTAGGAACCCGAGGAAAAATATGTAGCTATAGGAGA
The window above is part of the Nitrospirota bacterium genome. Proteins encoded here:
- a CDS encoding GIY-YIG nuclease family protein, with the protein product MPWHVYILRCADNTFYTGIAKDLARRISEHHSGTGAKYTRGRGPVTLVYQEKAEDLGSALRREREIKKLTAAKKKMLVVS
- a CDS encoding methyltransferase domain-containing protein, producing MVSPKSKEIVESQQRDWNRVAKGWEKWDTLIDRNMSFVNFRLVGDARLRSGFRVLDLGSGTGYPALLAAQAVGETGRVIGQDLAGDMLQVAREKAKTLGLENISFRTGDVTVLSFEDQSFDAVISRFCLMFLPEIPKAVGEIARVLKPGGYLSAAVWAAPEQNPYLRLAMDTIKKFTNLPPPDPEHPGIFRLAKEGDLLGMAKQAGLIGISDDTLEGVSVFKDPEEFHGSLMDMAAPIQNIIEKFTPEQKNALEKEIKTDVARYAFGKEIHLPMTIRMVIARKPL
- a CDS encoding ABC transporter permease encodes the protein MKITKNKFAVIGFCLLVTFILAALFAVQIAPFDPSEQHLQEGLNGPSTHHLLGQDKLGRDILSRMIYGSRISLLVGLSVVSISLMVGLLIGSIAGYFGGVLDEVIMRLVDVFLAFPGILLAIAITAVLGPSLRNVLVALCIMGWVGYARIIRGQILSVRELEYVQAAQANGASTFRVLIRHILPNIMAPVIIEATFGMAGAIIAEAGLSFLGLGVQPPTPSWGSMLAEGRQFLLLAPHLTTFPGIAIMLTVLGLNFVGDGMRDAMDVRQSNVP
- a CDS encoding antitoxin, translated to MKAVKNPDASKKKAIGINLSSEVIDYFKGLSKEEEIPYQTLIDFYLRECESRKNNQKLNGHVSGNPE